From Humibacter ginsenosidimutans, a single genomic window includes:
- a CDS encoding type IV toxin-antitoxin system AbiEi family antitoxin, which yields MLPLAELHAARLDGELFAVDECFSPVDEVESLWLRAEALRRSAGTRMMAELSTATWLFGVRAAAPRVHTMCVPRSDRIKVPPTPRYVVREVTHDPDDVARVCGIGVTVPARTLFDLALTKTEGRDDDALGVLVRWPELAEGCARRIEAARNLPGKIDALRSVGRWERMAAVSRR from the coding sequence GTGCTTCCGCTCGCCGAGCTGCACGCGGCTCGGCTCGACGGTGAACTCTTCGCCGTCGATGAGTGCTTCTCCCCCGTCGACGAGGTCGAGAGCCTCTGGCTGAGGGCCGAGGCGCTGCGCCGGAGCGCGGGGACCCGCATGATGGCGGAACTCTCGACGGCCACGTGGCTCTTCGGCGTGCGCGCCGCGGCTCCGAGAGTGCACACGATGTGCGTGCCGCGCTCCGACCGGATCAAGGTGCCGCCTACGCCGCGTTACGTCGTGCGTGAGGTGACGCACGATCCGGATGACGTCGCGCGCGTCTGCGGCATCGGCGTGACGGTGCCGGCGCGCACGCTGTTTGACCTTGCGCTCACGAAAACGGAGGGCCGGGACGATGACGCGCTGGGCGTCCTCGTGCGCTGGCCCGAGCTCGCCGAGGGGTGTGCGCGGCGAATCGAGGCCGCCCGCAATCTGCCGGGCAAGATCGACGCGCTTCGCAGCGTGGGGCGCTGGGAGCGGATGGCCGCCGTCAGCCGGCGTTGA